From Daucus carota subsp. sativus chromosome 6, DH1 v3.0, whole genome shotgun sequence:
AGATTCAAATGCTGACAATTTCTCAAAACCTAATTGAATTACACCAATGCAATCACATTTGAAGATGTTAGGAATCGAGGAATGAActgaacataaataattaaattaaatcccTGTCAAACACTTTAGCTTCATACAAACTATATTATCATGTTTCAGAGCATCCAATTCGCAACAGAAATTTCAGTTAAGGCGCTTGACAATAAAAACCCTAGAACTAAAATTAGGCGAAGACATGAAGCAATAAGAAAAGACATTACACAGATTATTGATGATAATACTTCATATTTATGTTAATGCAAACAATTTGACGATTTACGTACAGTTTGTTACCTTCGAATCTTTGATCATTCACCAATCTCCTGTGCCAGCATACCAGTTCTTcgcttttatttttaagatctaTGGCAGCAATCTTAGTGCACCGTTAGAAAATTCCAATCTTTAAAATTGCATGATTGTACTCGATTATTTTcattaataagaaaaaaaaaaaaaaagggagaaAAGACCATGAAATATTATCTAATAATTTCAAGAATTcgttcaattatatttttaaacatcgATTCTATAAtacaatcaaaaatatatattaattttataggtATTTATTTGTATGAAACACTTAGcatctaaaaaaaattgaaattttaaactttgattaaacatcacaaaataaatatataagacatatatatatgatataattagttattatttttaatttacctattacatatttatatttaaattctataTCTATAATTAGAAAAGGACTAAAAAGTTTATTACTTAAATGCCCAAAATATTGACATTGTTGCGGCTACCGGCCTAACAACTAACAAGTATCTATAGAGCCTCTGTAATCCAATAAGAATACCAACAACCAAGTGACTTGATCAGATTCTTCTACGTTTGTTGTTCGGAAGTTTCAATGTCGTAGAATTAATAATATTGCAGACAAACACATTGGAAATAACAAGCAAAGGAAGGACAGTGCTTATAAAGTTAGTGCTAGTTTTTTACACATGAATGTGCCTCGTTTCTCAGGCCCTGGACTTGTTTAAAGGTTGATATCAACCTTTCAACAAGTTTATCATTGAATCAGTCACTCAACTAGTAATAAAGAGCTCAAAGGAACAAGAAGATTTTTCAAATCGTCGACTACAATGACAATGATTCAACATATTAGCCATCTGGAGCACACGCTGGAGCTGAAAAATGTTGTTTACGAGAAGGAAGTCTCCCACATGTGTTATGGTTGTAATAAACCAATCATTACAACTTTAAGCTCTTGTAATGCTGCATACACTTGTACTAGCTGTAAAAGCTTCTTCCTCCACAAGACATGTGCAGAATTACCAACACAGATTAATCACCCTATGCACGATAAACATTCACTCACTTTCGTCCCACGCCTCTCGTCTATGAGTTTCTGTGACATTTGTAAGTGTAAGTGGGAGCACTTCGGTTATAGATGTGACATTTGTGATTATGATATTTGCGCAATTTGTACTTTGGATGAAGATCGTGTGTTTTATCATACAAGTCACAGCGATCACTCCTTAAATCTTATGAGGAGGGAAGCCTTGTTTGATTGTGATGCTTGTGGACAGAAAGCTAAAGACTCGTCATATTTATGCAACAACTGTGACTTCTGGATCCATAAAAGCTGTGCTGCTTCAACAAACACGGTTTCTATGCCAAATTTTCACCAACACCCCATGCAACTCGCTTTTTCTATCCCAGAGATGCATCGCGGTTCTGATCAATTTTGTGGAAAGTGCAAGGAATTAGTTAGCAAAAACTACTGGTCCTACTATTGTCAGGAATGCGCATACTTTGTGCATGTCAGATGTGCTGCATCCCCGGAAACAATGTGAGTCCCATTAAACAATATGTTCGGGTTATTCTGATTGTCATTTTAATGGTTTTTAATTTAGTATCATCTTTTCAGGGTCAAGACCAAACAAGTGAAACCCGCTGAGGTGTTTCATGTATTGGCTTCAGTATATGATATAATCTCAAACACGGTAAGTTGCGTTTGTAGCTACTGCTAGCTGGATAACACCAAACCACTGTATGACAGTATCTCAATTCTCACCAAATCAAACATATTGTCATTTGATCTTTTCAGATGAAAAACATAGACATGAAGTTTATAATAAAGAACAGGGGAAATTGTCTAATCTTGTATCTACCTGATCAGATATTGACGTCTACACATGCACAAGTGAGTTCGttgttgtgacttgtgagaaTCCGATCTATCCATATCCATAACATAAATCTTGACTATTATTATAGACAACAAATTTTTGAGAAGAATTAAGGAAACCGATATGATCAAAGAAGGCGACAATAGTTAAATAATTTgagttaatataaaattatttcctTTTATATCTGATTTACGttgagtttgtgatttttttatgaCAGAAAAGAGagtgaatgattttttttttgtcaggaagaGAGTGAAAGATTTAAAACCTTTAACATGTTCATAAAGAAAGAGAAGCATGAAGACTTGGAAAGAACATTTGCTCAAAAAATTCTCCCCAATTTTTGAAAGattaagagagaaaaaaaaaaagaaattaattttcCATTTTTCTCATTTCTTTCTTGAACACTGAGAACACAATATTGTGATCTTCTATGTCTAACTATATAAGTTTTAATGCTACACATAATTAACATATACTATGTGCGAGACAGTGAGATTTGTGCGAAGTTACAGAGGGACTAGTGTGGTTTCTACCCCCAGCTGCAAAGAAATTAATACATATGACCTTTTGACAGTGAATATTAACTTTTTCTTGGCCACACACCTAAAATTTTCTGGCTCAGTGAAATCCAAGAAAGAAGCTGAGTGTCCATGCATAAATCCTTCCATTTGTCCTCAGAAGTTCTACTCTTGGTGATATAGATATAGACAAATGTATAGGAAAGTTATGAGAAATTAATGAGAAGGGACAGCTGCTTACTCAACTTAAATACAACTAGCAAGCTAATCAAGGAAAGTTGCCTGCAATTTCCCTAGACTAATTATTCTTAATATCAACGTATGAgttctttaaaaaaatctcaACCTATGAACAAGACAAAAACCCTGGAAGCATGTCCATTATTAAATTCATTTCACAACTATATATCAAGCATAAAAGAAACTGAAAAAGATCTAAACATATTGGGGGGATAGAATTTTTCTTATCTAATTGAAGTCTCCAATGACGACGATTCATCATTTTAGTCATCAGGAGCACTCACTTGTGCTAAAAGATGAAGTTGTTGCTGAGAATCAGCCTATGTGTTATGCTTGTAATAAACCAATTATCACCACAGTACAGGGCTCTGCATATACTTGCAATATCTGTGAAAGTTTCAATCTTCACAAAAGATGTGCAGAATTGGCAACACAGATTAATCACCCTATGCACAACAAGCATTCACTCACTTTACTGCCACGCCTCTCACCTCGAAGCTTCTGCGACATTTGTAAGAATAAATGGCAGCATTTTGCATATAGATGTGAAGATTGTGATTTTGATATATGCATACTATGTACTTTTGATAGAGATCGTGTGTTTCATCATATAAGTCACGATGAACACTCTTTAAATTTAATAAGGAGGGAGGCCTTATTTGATTGTGATGCTTGTGGACAAAAAGCTAAAGATTCATCATATATATGTAACCACTGTGACTTCTGGATCCATAAAAGTTGTGCTGCTTCCACAACCACAGTTTTGATGCCTAATTTTCACCATCACCCTATGCATCTCATCTTTGCCATTCCAGATATGCATCGCAGTTCTGATCAATTTTGTGGAAAGTGCAAGAAATCAGTTGGCAAAAATTACTGGTCTTATTATTGTCAGGACTGCCCATTTTTTGTGCATGTCAGATGTGCTGAATCCGAGGATACCATGTGAGTACCATTATTCACTAATTAGCATGTTTGAGTTATTCATATCTGTTTGTTTGTTACTAATGTAGTGTCATCTTTTCAGGGTTAGGAGTGGACAAGAAAATACAGATCCTTCTCAGTTGCTTCATGCAACAGCTTCAATATCGGATATAATATCAAACGTGCTTGGTTGTTTTTCTAGCTAGTTAAATTACACGTACCAGGCCACTGTATCTTGCTAGTAGAACAGTATTTAGGCAGCGCAGAGCTGTTACCACAAGGCACAAAGCCGCAGGATTGCTTATCTGGTTAGTTGAtctgtaaatatattttttttgtgtcaATGCAGAGATAATTTGTGTAATTCAGAAGATTTGACACCAAGTTCTATGTTAGTTTTGTGattcttaattttaatatatgaatatgaatacAATACAAGTATAATGTATTTCTTGTCGCTCTTATTCTTTTTCAGATGACAGTCTATAGACACAGCAGTACTTTACGTCTTTACCACTTCGAATTGTATTGATAAAATCTGAGATGATAACTCTTATAGTCAGAAGTAACTTGTTTGAATCATGTCTGTTACCTTATTATTGAATTTgatattattaaatgaattttattaCTAGACAAAACTAATACAATCATAACTAGAATTCCTCATAACTATAAAACACCTCTGGATGGTTTCTATCTTTCTCTGCAGAGTCAGCTATATCCGACAGAGTAGCCAGCTGTCCATGCACAAATCCTTCAGTGTATTGTTTTACAGTTTTACTATTAGCGGTATTAATATAGACAAATTTATGTAATAGCAAAAATTGACAAGCAAATGAAAGGAAAGCTGTGAGAAACATCTCAACTATAGAGTAGAAAAGAGAAACAAAAGAAGACGGTTTGAACATATTTGTGAGGGGAAATGTTTTTTCCCATCTAATCAAAGGCTCTAATGACAATGATTCAGCATTTTAGTCATCAGGAGCACATACTTCTGATGAAGTTCTCTTCGTGAGTCAACCTACATGTTATGCCTGTAATAAACCAAGCAAAAGAATTGGACAAGACACTGTGTATAACTTGTGCTAGTTGTGATAGTGTTGTGCAGAATTGCCAACACAAACTAGTCAGCCTTTGCACAACAAGCATTGATTCACTTTACATCTACGCCTCTTCCCTAGCAGCTTCAGTGACATTTGTAAGCataaatgtaaaatttgttgaacctgtaagacattgtgcttcaataaTATTGGCTATGTTGGTTGGTTATGATTTAAAaagagtatgttattaatattttagattgttaaaatagaatatgtcacctcaatatggtaataaatgatgtgtaatctttctAAAGATTTCTTACCGACCTCAGAGGTTCGACAATATAGTACGAGGTttgctaaaattatagataagaaATGGGTATGGCTGGAGTGTGATTTTTTCAAGAGCTTGactatagtttttatttttggtatgcaaactcattttttagctgGGTGCTTTCTATGATTGGAGATGCTCAGCACAATATATAGTATACACAAATCTTGTTTGAAAGCTTCACTCTTGGTTGTAAATATACACAAATCTATAACTACGTGTACACAAATCTTGTTTGAAAGCTTCACTCTTGGTCGTAAGTATACACAAATCTATAAGACAGCTGTGAGTAATGAAGAAGAGGGGGCAACAATTTCAGTGGACCTGATCAGCAATTAACAAGAAAATGAGAGGTAAGCCGCGAGAAAATTTCACTGGACTTGATCAAATGTTATCAAGAAGGCACAGATATTTTTCTACTTTTTTGTCAACAAATCAATTCAATCAAGCTGTTATATTTGTTTGATATCTTGGGTGACGAAAAAAAGAGAGGCCCACATCTTAATATCATGAACCTATGAACAAGTCAAGCACCCCAGTCAACCATGTTCCCTATTAATTTCATTTCTCAGCTATAAAGCTAGAAAAGATTCTAAAGAAGAAGATCTAAACATATTTGTGGGAGTAGAATTTTTTTAGCATCTCATTACGCCTCCAATGACGACGATTCATCATTTTAGTCACCAGGAGCACCCACTTGTGTTGAAAGATGAAGTTGTTTGCGAGAATAAACCCATGTGTTATGCTTGCAATAAATTAGTCATCACCACAGTACAAGGTTCTGCATATACTTGTGCTACTTGTAAGAATTTCTTTCTTCACAAGACACGTGCAGAATTGCCGACACAGATAAATCACCCTATGCACAACAAGCATTCACTCACTTTACTCCCACGCCTCTTACCTCGAATCACATGCGACGTCTGTAGGCATAAATGGGAGCATTTCCTCTATAGATGTGAAGATTGTGATTTTGATGTATGCTTACTATGTACTCTCCAGGAAGATCGTGCTTTTCGTCATATAAGTCATGATGATCACTTTTTCAAATTGATCAGGAGGGAAGCATTGTTTAGTTGTGATGCTTGTGGACAAGAAGCTAAAGATTCGTCGTATTCATGTAACAACTGTGACTTCTGGATGCATACAAGTTGTGCATCTTCAAGCACCACAGTTTCGATGCCTAATTTTCACCGACACCCTATGCAGCTGATCTTTGCTATTCCAGATATGCATCGTAGTTCTGATCAGTTTTGTGGAAAGTGCAAGAAATTAGTTCGCAAAAATTACTGGTCTTACTATTGTCAAGAATGCGCATATTTTGTGCATATCAGATGTGCTGCATTACCGGATACTATGTGAGTCCCAGTAATCAATTCATCTCAGTTATAATTGATTGTTTATTTAATACAATCTAACAAACTTTGTTTCATCTATTCCAGGGCCGGAACAAAAAAagatgataatactgctgagtTGCGGCGTATCATGACATTTTTCTCATGTCTGCTTGGTTGCCCTTGCCCCTCTGGTTAATTTATAgtataatttatgtataatctCTGTGTTATGTTTTGACGATGTTGATGAGCATTGAGAATTATGGATCCGTATCACCGTATGTGATACTAGGTGATTTGTGGTTTATAAGCTTCTTGTGAGAAAGATCATCATAACAGTCCTTTGTGGAAGGTGTAAAGTGTATGCTGGTTGTATTTTATACTACCTCCGTTCGtggagattaaaaaaaaatagtaagtttagtcaaaagtgggtaaagtggcggGACATAGAGAAAATGGTGGGTAataatgtatttaattttaaattatataacatacATGAATTAAACTAATATCTTGttacttttattttgttttctccATCTGAACGGGCGAATTCAcgcaatatttaaaattttatttaaattttcaaatatgaaatttattCAATCTAAATTACACCCTATACAATACTTATTCTATCTTAAATAGATCATGTTCCTTAGCAAGTGCCAAGTGGTTGTTAGGAGGCAATTATATAACAAACAGTTTGTCCACCGTCGGATGAATTATTAGAGGGTCagagttaaaaaatataaatcacctATCCACTACTAATTTATGCGGAACGTAGATTTTAGTTGACAGACTGCACGCTAAATTTCAGCGGAGTAACAGATCATAGGTGATCTAATGTGATCTAATGTTATAGATAAACAAAAACATGTTTATAAAACAATACACAACTTATcagacaaatttaaaaaattgtaataaacaaataattacaatacataaattttaataaattttaaaaatatcattccaaaaaattaaagttacataaaaataataaattaaaataatatataattaatatcaaattattgacatataaaaaatagttaaatgtcttataagaaaaaataagACATAAAtctcattaaaaatttataaaaaataaagaaaaaatataattaagaataatccaaaaaaatttaaaagctcAGAACGTAGACAAATTTAActataatatattgaaatatataaatatacaactTTATAACTATTCAGATTCATAccactaaaatataaatttacaatagatataaattttatataaaaatataaattttatatgatacgGATTTGAAATACAATTTCACACCTTAAacataaaattagataaattttaaTACGATTTATGTCTACGTTCCgagctttttaatattttttggataattctatattacatatttttttatcttttacaattttttaatgaGATTTATGTCTTATTTTTTTTCGTGTAAGACatttacgggggtgtattcgattgagattttaatggattgtttttagtttatggattttcatggattgtatgggattttgattttgtgcggattcttgataaaatatcgtagagttgataggatttaggtacaatacttcaaaattccattgattttggtgggatttcaaaaaacttaaaatacaccgaaaaatgccacaaaatccaccattttatgaaatgaaaaaaaatccatcagcatttgaataccatcagattttaatggattttaaacaatcccaattgaataccatcggattttaaaggataatttaaaatcccaattgaataccaccagattttgttgcataatttgaaatcccaattgaatacctcaagattttaatggatttcaaacaattccaatcgaataccctcagattttatgaatacaaaaaaaatctttaaaatcccaattcaatacacccctcttagttaTAAAATGCAATAagctcaatattttataatctgAATCTCATAAAACCTAAATCACATGAAATACATCTtcacaaaagaaaataatatttacagaTCAAATCCAAAAATTTAATACAACTCCTTCATGTCAAGGGGAGAGTAAAGAGTAAGTTAAAACGTTGAGGATAGTTTAGATCTGAAGGCAATTGAGAAGAAGAGGGGAAGCTCATTTTTCTTTAAACCCTCTCTGTTCTCTTCTCTCAACTCATTTTTATACGCCCTCCAGGTAATTAAtttctttatataataaattttttattgatattcaTCTGATATTGCCTTTTGCTTAGTGATACTACATGTTTgtttgtgtgcgtgtgtgtataGTCTGGATAGTTGAACTGAATTGCAGACGTGATTTCGAGATTAATCTGTAATTTCTTTGACTTGATCTCAATTTATCGTTTCGATAATCTTAATTTAATGTCTGCTTAATTTCAATACTGGACATGCTTTTATTGGATAGAAATTGTAGCTATTTGACTTGAATTGTATGGTACTGTGATTGTTGTAGATGATTGTTCGTGACCTGTAACTTGTATTTTCGATTAGGAAACTAGTAAAAGTATAGACAGAAAAGTTTTATCTCGTTGTGTATATATTCCATCATGGATCAGTAATTAATCGGAAATAGATTGGGACTTGGAATGTGTCTGCTGTGTATGGTTTTAATCCATTCTATTATGCGATACAGTACAACGAGGTTTAATAAGTTGTTAGGAATCTCAGAAGGTCTAGTTAATATAATTGCTTCAAATAAACTTACCCACACATTTCTCATAAACCAGTGCCTTATGGTGTGTCAAGCTAGtattatatcttttttaatCTTACCCTAAAATATACAATTTCAAGAAGCATGTTGTGATTAAATGATCATATTTACGGAGAAtaatatcattacatatatattttcctaGAGCTTGAGTTGTAAGAGGGCATCGGGCATCggatatatatgtttgttctGTTATACTTGCACATTAGTATGGATAGAACCTGCTGATCATTGGTTTGCATTTCATTTCAGGTATAGTCAGTAAGCATATAGACATCGACACAGACAACTGTTGCCTATGGCTACTTCGGATGAAAATAGTGGATTGTTTCCAATTTTCATTTTGACGATACTTGCAATTCCTTTAGTGCCATACACAATACTAAAATTATGTCGTGCTGCCTCAAAAAAGGCTAAGCCCATCCATTGCGACTGTTCAGTTTGCTCTCGGTCAGGAAAGTATCGGAAATCAATATTTAAAAGGGTAAGTTCCTGCTATTTCTGCAAGTGTTGATTCACCATTTTCGATTATTGTTACCCTGTTTCAAGTTGAACTTGctcctcttttttttcttttttcatttttaaatatgtttCTTGCAGATATCAAACCTCTCAACATGTAGTAACATGACACTGGTGCTTCTTTGGGTTGTAATGGGTGTCCTTGTCTATTACATTAAACATATAAGTCGTGAGGTAAATACTTCTGAAAGAAGGTTGTGTTTATTGGTTACTGATCAAGTGGGGATgcttatttgattttatatccGTGTTAGATACAAGTATTCGACCCTTTCACTATACTTGGGTTAGAATCCGGAGCTTCAGATTCTGAAATAAAGAAAGCTTATAGGAAGCTTTCTATACTATACCATCCCGATAAAAATCCAGATCCAGGTTGGCGgtgtttcaatttttaaatatattcattgCCTTGTTCATCTTACATAAACGAGAAtcctaaaaaaattaattgctcGTGTTTATAATATTCAGATGCAAACAAGTATTTTGTGGAGTCCATATCCAAGGCTTATCAAGCTTTGACAGATCCAGTTTCACGtgagaattttgaaaaatatggcCATCCTGATGGTAGACAGGTATATACTTCAATCGTGTGGAACAACCTCTTTATTCATTTATGATATAATACATCATACAAAGTCAATATAGTATCTATTAAAGCTACTATACCATGTCTGGATGTAGGGGTTCCAAATGGGAATTGCGCTGCCTCAGTTTCTGCTGAATTTTGATGGTGCATCCGGTGGAATATTGTTGCTTTGGATTGTAGGAGTATGTATTCTCTTGCCTCTGGTGATCGCTGTTGTATATCTATCAAGATCAGCCAAATATACCGGAAATTATGTCATGCACCAGACACTGTCAGCTTATTATTACTTTATGAAGCCTTCCTTGGCCCCGaggtaaaaattaataacacaCAAGATATGAGTGCTTAGAGTCTTTTAAACTATTTGCGGAGGCATGTATAACACTAAAAAGACGTTTACCCATGTGAACAGatggattatatttttttattttacacaGTGCCAGCATTTCTTTTGCACTTTGATCCTTTCAGTGTTATATTGCTCCTTTGTTTTGTAATACCCTACTGGGGTTGCTTGTTTAGAATATCAGTGTAAGTAACTTGGAATAATTAAGGGTTGGAAGACTTCTTAAAGTGCACGTATCCAATGAAATTCAACATACGGGTCCGTATGACTTTGCTGCCTTTATTTGTATATAGTACTTTATGTTGCCGCTTAAGGTGTTGCTCACTGATATGACTGCACAGGCCTACTTTCTAAATAATCTATACATACCAGTTCACTTTGTTTGCCAGAAATAGATATCTTTAGTTATTACCATTTGATCAATTGATCGTGGTAGATAAGCTCGTATACATGTATCCATAATTCCATAGTGATTATTCTATTGTGATACTTAATATTGCAGCAAAGTCATGGACGTGTTTATTAAAGCTGCTGAGTACATGGAAATTCCAGTTCGTAGGTCTGATGCTGAACCTCTTCAGAAGCTTTTTGTGGTGGTTCGGAGTGAATTGAATTTGGACCTTAAGAACATCAAGCAGGAGCAGGCAAAATTTTGGAAGCAGCATCCAGCACTTGTCAAGGTAgatttaatttgaaacaaattattGATGGTGCGTCAATTGAAGTGCTGGAAATCAATCTAAAGCTTCGGATTTGGAGTTTCCATGCCCTTTTAATACTGAGACTGAATCTTGCCTGCCCTTTTTTTGCAGACAGAGTTACTAATTCAATCCCATTTAACCCGTGATACAGCAGCTTTGTCCCCTGAATTGCAGCGAGACTTTAAGCGCGTGTTAGAGCTTGCACCTCGCCTTCTTGAAGAGTTGATGAAAGTAAGTTCTAGACTTCACTCTTTACTAAGATAAAGGGAAATGCACCCCTGGTGAAATTTATAATGGAAATATGAATTTTGGGTGCATTATTTGTATCTCCATATTTACAATTACACTAAATAGTAAACACCAACTGACCGACTTATCTCACTGTCTTGGCCATAACCAAAATTTTAGAGGCCCTGATGCCCTCAGGATTATTAAGTAGATGAACTTGGGTTGGTTTTGGTAATAACTTGACAGTTGTCAAAAGTTTGTGGAGTATTAGTAATCTTAGTTTCTTGAAATCAACTTTCTGTGTGGTCACAAAAATTTATCCCATAATGATGCTTGTAATTCTTACGGTTGTGAATTTCTGTATGTTCGCTTGAAATTTGCCTATTACATGCTTTTAATTCCTTAGATAATACTGAcacttacatatattttttatattagttatttgttGATTGTCTAAATTTCATTCATATAgtacattaataaaatattaaaatctgtTGAATGTCATTATATAAAATAGCTAATGAAAAATTAGGTTGTCTGAATTATCATTTAGGCCACCTTTTGAAGTTGAGGATTATGAAGGTTCTTCGTATAATGGTACCTAGTGATACTTGATGTTTAATGGTCCTCTAATAATCTATTCCTCAATTCCATTATTGGCAGGATTTAAGATTGAGTCTTCAACTTTAGATGATAGTCATATACAACACTTCTTTTGTTGTTTTGTAAATTTTGTTGATCATTCATCATAGACTACAAGGTaatagtgatttgtgttgcaaAAATTAGTGAAAACCTACGGAAATTGGTAAAAACCTCTAGATCTGTCCTTGTTGATTCTGTTGGTGGTGGATTtggcggtgg
This genomic window contains:
- the LOC135147322 gene encoding protein VACUOLELESS GAMETOPHYTES-like, with translation MTMIQHISHLEHTLELKNVVYEKEVSHMCYGCNKPIITTLSSCNAAYTCTSCKSFFLHKTCAELPTQINHPMHDKHSLTFVPRLSSMSFCDICKCKWEHFGYRCDICDYDICAICTLDEDRVFYHTSHSDHSLNLMRREALFDCDACGQKAKDSSYLCNNCDFWIHKSCAASTNTVSMPNFHQHPMQLAFSIPEMHRGSDQFCGKCKELVSKNYWSYYCQECAYFVHVRCAASPETMVKTKQVKPAEVFHVLASVYDIISNTVSCVCSYC
- the LOC108227899 gene encoding dnaJ protein ERDJ2A, which translates into the protein MATSDENSGLFPIFILTILAIPLVPYTILKLCRAASKKAKPIHCDCSVCSRSGKYRKSIFKRISNLSTCSNMTLVLLWVVMGVLVYYIKHISREIQVFDPFTILGLESGASDSEIKKAYRKLSILYHPDKNPDPDANKYFVESISKAYQALTDPVSRENFEKYGHPDGRQGFQMGIALPQFLLNFDGASGGILLLWIVGVCILLPLVIAVVYLSRSAKYTGNYVMHQTLSAYYYFMKPSLAPSKVMDVFIKAAEYMEIPVRRSDAEPLQKLFVVVRSELNLDLKNIKQEQAKFWKQHPALVKTELLIQSHLTRDTAALSPELQRDFKRVLELAPRLLEELMKMAVIPRTAQGHGWLRPAVGVVELSQCIIQAVPLSAKKAGGGSPEGNAPFLQLPHFSEAVIKKIARKKVRSFQDLRDMTLQDRDELLSQVAGFTAADVQDVERVLEMMPSLTVDITCETEGEEGIQEGDVVTVQAWVTVKRGNGLIGALPHAPYYPFHKEENYWFLLADPNLNNVWFSQKVIFMDEAAAITTASKAIEEMMEGSGASPKETSKAIREAVEKVKAGSRLVIGKFQAPAEGNYNLTSYLLCDSWLGCDKKTNVKVKVLKRTRAGTRGAHITEEGPITEDGAEEEEENEEEEYDEDYESEYSEDEEDARETNNKGTADQNGRHSNSESSESEED
- the LOC108226856 gene encoding protein VACUOLELESS GAMETOPHYTES-like; its protein translation is MTTIHHFSHQEHPLVLKDEVVCENKPMCYACNKLVITTVQGSAYTCATCKNFFLHKTRAELPTQINHPMHNKHSLTLLPRLLPRITCDVCRHKWEHFLYRCEDCDFDVCLLCTLQEDRAFRHISHDDHFFKLIRREALFSCDACGQEAKDSSYSCNNCDFWMHTSCASSSTTVSMPNFHRHPMQLIFAIPDMHRSSDQFCGKCKKLVRKNYWSYYCQECAYFVHIRCAALPDTM